A region of uncultured Carboxylicivirga sp. DNA encodes the following proteins:
- a CDS encoding efflux RND transporter permease subunit, with amino-acid sequence MTEDIRPKEKVSTRKFKPTFWALDNKNTIYILTLFLIVAGWLGYTSMQRELFPEIVIPYISVSTPHPGNSPLDIENLITRPIEKELKDLNGVKRMSSNSFQDMSLIIVEFETDVAVDQAKLDVKDKVDKALSELPDDLMDEPIVDDIDFSEFPVLNINLSGDYSIYELKKFAEELQDDFETLREVREADIRGVDEREIKIHVDPYRLEAYNLSFMDIELAVQTENFTVGAGEVKVDGTRRSIRVQADYTNMEEIRNTIVKEVDGRAVYIKDVADVIDGFEEQSSISRLNHKSVVTLSIVKKSGENLLDATDKILAIIKDKQESETLPKDLAITVTDDQSVFVRDQITNLENSIFLGMIFVMIVLYMFLGLRNAIFSGLAIPMSMIISMMILKQIGYTINTMVLFSLVLALGMLVDNAIVVIENVYRMMEHGVKPSKAVKNGTSEIAIPIISSTATTLAAFIPLVFWPGIVGKFMSYLPVTLIIVLSSSLFVALVLNPAYASNFMKLEDVKEEKSFRKYFYVTGAIAFLGVIAYLSGSILWGNILILPLLITALNKYVLKPSAIWFQHTFLPFLENQYENTLRKALGRRTSKWLFGGSIFLFLFSIVFYGMVQTQVLFFPQNEPQTIYVTMELPLGTDISVTDQVTVDAENILYATLDPYMDIIKSVGVSVGTGKGGLFDSGRSPNKSLTTITFVDYQYRNGHSTREIMSKLTDAFKGFVGAKFFIEKEDNGPPVGKPINIEIGGDNYEKLIDLTADIKRVIDEDHIPGIENLEMDLNINKPEMQMFIDRDKVRRMGLSTQAVAMALRTSLYGKEIGKFKDGEDEFDIMLRLKDEYRNDVSTLMNQKLKVDKNGVHHLIPISAVATYEYASTYEKIIRVDNTRVITLSSNVIEGYNANEINARIRVLLDEYTMPGNYTWKMTGEQENQQETADFLVGALLFALALIAMILITQFNSGAKPLIIIGTVGLSTIGVFMGLGTFKMDFVILMTGLGIVSLAGIVVNNGIVLIDYIDLVRKQKKDELGMSEHGRLSRTEEIDSIIRAGKTRLRPVLLTAITTVLGLIPMAIGLNFDFFSLFEKLDPNIYFGGDNADFWSPMAWTVIFGLTTSTVLTLIMAPVMYNLAVRARNKLFKPKDEDLVRNDV; translated from the coding sequence ATGACAGAAGATATAAGACCCAAGGAAAAAGTTTCGACCCGGAAATTTAAACCAACATTTTGGGCCCTGGATAATAAAAATACCATTTACATCCTGACTCTATTCTTAATAGTTGCAGGATGGTTGGGGTATACGTCGATGCAACGCGAACTTTTTCCGGAAATTGTGATACCATATATCTCGGTTAGCACACCTCATCCCGGTAATAGTCCGCTCGATATAGAGAACCTGATTACACGACCGATAGAAAAAGAATTGAAAGATCTGAATGGTGTAAAACGTATGTCATCCAACTCTTTTCAGGACATGAGTTTGATAATTGTTGAGTTCGAAACCGATGTAGCTGTTGATCAGGCAAAACTTGACGTTAAAGACAAAGTTGATAAAGCCTTAAGTGAGCTTCCGGATGATTTAATGGATGAACCAATTGTTGATGACATTGATTTCTCAGAGTTCCCTGTATTAAACATTAACCTTTCTGGTGATTATTCTATTTATGAACTGAAAAAATTTGCAGAAGAACTACAGGACGATTTTGAAACGTTGCGCGAAGTTCGTGAAGCTGATATTCGTGGTGTTGATGAGCGTGAGATAAAAATCCATGTGGATCCTTATCGTCTGGAAGCATACAACCTTAGCTTCATGGATATTGAACTGGCTGTTCAGACTGAGAATTTTACCGTTGGTGCAGGCGAAGTTAAGGTAGACGGTACCCGTCGATCCATTCGTGTACAAGCTGATTACACCAATATGGAAGAAATCCGCAACACCATCGTAAAAGAAGTGGATGGTCGTGCTGTGTACATCAAAGATGTGGCTGATGTTATTGATGGTTTTGAAGAGCAGAGTTCTATCTCAAGGCTAAACCACAAATCAGTTGTAACCCTTTCGATTGTGAAAAAAAGTGGCGAAAACCTATTGGATGCAACGGATAAGATTTTGGCCATCATAAAGGACAAACAAGAGAGTGAAACATTGCCAAAAGATTTGGCCATCACTGTTACAGATGATCAGTCGGTGTTTGTTCGCGACCAGATTACCAATCTTGAGAACAGCATTTTTCTGGGGATGATCTTTGTTATGATCGTCTTGTACATGTTCCTAGGTTTACGTAACGCCATATTCTCGGGTCTGGCCATACCAATGTCTATGATCATCTCTATGATGATTCTGAAACAGATAGGCTATACTATCAATACTATGGTTCTTTTCTCGCTGGTACTGGCCTTGGGTATGCTGGTGGATAACGCCATTGTGGTAATAGAGAACGTCTACCGGATGATGGAGCATGGAGTCAAACCGTCAAAAGCGGTGAAGAACGGAACCAGCGAAATTGCTATTCCAATTATTTCATCAACTGCAACTACCCTGGCGGCTTTTATTCCATTGGTTTTCTGGCCTGGTATCGTGGGTAAATTCATGAGCTACTTACCTGTTACATTAATCATAGTGCTCTCATCTTCTCTTTTTGTGGCCTTGGTCCTTAATCCTGCCTATGCCTCTAATTTTATGAAGCTGGAAGATGTTAAAGAAGAAAAGAGCTTTCGAAAATATTTTTATGTAACTGGTGCTATTGCTTTCTTAGGTGTTATTGCATACCTGTCAGGAAGTATCCTATGGGGTAATATTCTCATACTTCCTTTATTGATTACAGCACTTAATAAATATGTTTTAAAACCTTCTGCTATCTGGTTTCAGCATACCTTTTTACCATTTCTCGAAAACCAGTACGAGAATACTCTACGTAAGGCTTTAGGTCGAAGAACCAGTAAATGGTTGTTTGGCGGATCCATATTCTTGTTCCTGTTTTCAATTGTTTTTTATGGAATGGTACAAACCCAGGTTTTGTTCTTCCCTCAGAATGAACCTCAAACTATCTACGTTACTATGGAACTACCTTTGGGTACAGACATATCGGTAACAGATCAGGTGACTGTGGATGCCGAAAACATTCTGTACGCAACGCTGGATCCTTATATGGATATTATTAAGTCTGTAGGCGTTAGTGTTGGTACAGGAAAAGGCGGTTTATTCGATTCAGGTCGCTCGCCCAACAAATCACTAACCACCATTACCTTTGTTGATTATCAGTATCGAAACGGACATAGCACCCGTGAAATAATGTCTAAATTAACGGATGCATTTAAAGGTTTTGTGGGTGCGAAATTCTTTATTGAAAAAGAAGATAACGGACCTCCTGTTGGTAAACCCATCAACATCGAAATTGGTGGGGACAATTATGAAAAGCTAATTGATTTAACAGCTGACATTAAACGTGTTATCGATGAAGACCATATTCCCGGAATCGAAAACCTGGAAATGGATCTGAACATCAATAAGCCAGAAATGCAGATGTTTATCGATCGTGATAAAGTACGTCGTATGGGCCTTTCAACACAGGCTGTAGCAATGGCTTTGCGAACCTCTCTTTATGGTAAAGAAATCGGCAAATTTAAAGATGGTGAGGATGAATTTGATATCATGCTTCGTTTAAAAGACGAATACCGCAATGATGTTTCTACTCTGATGAATCAAAAACTCAAAGTAGATAAAAACGGTGTTCATCATCTGATACCTATTTCGGCAGTAGCGACATATGAATATGCATCTACTTACGAAAAGATTATTCGCGTTGACAACACAAGGGTAATCACATTAAGTTCAAACGTAATTGAAGGTTACAATGCCAATGAGATTAATGCCCGAATACGTGTTTTACTGGATGAGTATACCATGCCGGGTAACTACACCTGGAAGATGACCGGTGAACAGGAAAATCAGCAGGAAACAGCAGACTTTTTGGTTGGAGCATTATTATTTGCTTTGGCATTAATTGCAATGATTCTGATTACTCAATTCAATTCGGGAGCCAAGCCATTAATCATCATTGGAACTGTTGGACTAAGTACCATTGGTGTATTCATGGGATTGGGAACCTTCAAAATGGATTTCGTTATCCTGATGACAGGTTTGGGTATTGTATCGTTGGCCGGTATTGTGGTTAACAACGGTATTGTTTTAATTGACTACATCGATCTGGTACGAAAACAAAAGAAGGATGAACTGGGAATGAGCGAACATGGCCGATTATCACGCACGGAAGAAATTGACAGTATCATTCGTGCTGGTAAAACACGTCTTCGACCTGTATTACTAACAGCCATTACTACCGTATTAGGACTAATACCAATGGCTATTGGTTTGAATTTCGACTTCTTCAGTTTATTTGAAAAGCTCGATCCAAACATTTATTTCGGAGGTGATAATGCTGATTTCTGGTCGCCAATGGCATGGACAGTTATTTTTGGATTAACAACCTCAACAGTTCTTACCCTTATAATGGCTCCGGTAATGTATAACCTGGCAGTAAGAGCCCGCAACAAATTATTCAAACCGAAAGACGAAGATTTGGTTAGAAATGATGTGTAA
- a CDS encoding efflux RND transporter periplasmic adaptor subunit, with protein MKNNRNQIMKKFVFILSVLFLASCAATTEDARKEKEEALATYKSEFSELKQKIAKLEKELAEDTGEGVISVVTTEIQPILFEHFIDVSGQVQADKNIVVSPESSGKIVSIDVKEGQRVQKGQVLARLNTEMIQRSLDEININLDLAKTTFERQSNLWEQNIGSEMEYLQAKSQMESLKQKKEALEAQIDMAVVRSPINGIVDEIIQRQGEMASPAAPFVRLVNIDQVYINADVSEIYLQKIKAGDNVKVNFPVLDKTIEGEIYRTSSVIDRDSRTFRLRVNLNNPENDYKPNMLAVLKLKTYSAENSIVVPSILVKKDFSGEFVFIAAQNEGKSIAKKQYIKTGIKDNNNTLVTEGLNKGDQLITTGYAQVVDGSAISL; from the coding sequence ATGAAAAATAATAGAAACCAAATAATGAAGAAATTTGTATTTATTCTGTCTGTGCTGTTTTTAGCCTCATGCGCAGCCACAACAGAAGATGCCCGAAAGGAGAAGGAGGAAGCGCTTGCTACCTATAAAAGTGAGTTCTCGGAACTGAAACAGAAGATAGCCAAATTAGAAAAGGAATTGGCCGAAGATACAGGAGAAGGTGTTATTTCGGTAGTAACAACAGAAATACAACCCATTCTTTTCGAACATTTTATTGATGTCTCGGGTCAGGTACAGGCCGATAAGAATATTGTGGTAAGCCCTGAGTCATCTGGTAAAATTGTGAGCATCGATGTAAAAGAAGGACAGCGTGTTCAAAAAGGACAGGTTTTGGCTCGATTAAATACTGAAATGATTCAACGTAGTCTGGATGAAATAAATATCAACCTTGACTTAGCCAAAACTACTTTTGAGCGTCAGTCAAATCTGTGGGAGCAAAACATTGGTTCTGAAATGGAATATTTACAGGCCAAATCACAGATGGAATCTTTGAAACAAAAAAAGGAAGCCTTAGAAGCTCAGATCGATATGGCTGTGGTTCGCTCTCCTATCAATGGTATTGTTGATGAAATAATTCAGCGTCAGGGCGAGATGGCAAGTCCAGCAGCACCATTTGTACGTTTAGTTAATATCGATCAGGTATATATCAATGCTGATGTATCAGAAATTTATTTACAAAAAATAAAGGCAGGTGACAACGTAAAAGTCAACTTCCCTGTTTTGGATAAAACCATTGAAGGAGAAATTTATCGCACCTCATCAGTCATTGATCGCGATTCACGTACTTTTCGTTTACGCGTTAATTTGAATAACCCGGAGAACGATTACAAGCCTAACATGCTGGCTGTTCTTAAGTTGAAAACCTATTCGGCAGAGAATTCTATCGTGGTTCCATCTATTTTGGTGAAAAAAGACTTTAGTGGCGAATTTGTTTTTATCGCGGCACAAAACGAAGGTAAATCCATTGCTAAGAAACAATACATCAAAACCGGAATCAAGGATAATAATAACACACTGGTAACAGAAGGCCTTAATAAAGGTGATCAGCTAATTACTACAGGTTATGCTCAGGTTGTTGATGGATCAGCGATTTCATTGTAA
- a CDS encoding TolC family protein has translation MKNALIAIAMLMASLTHTFAQNDSLAFSLQEALDYATENAFDSKSATYDIEAAEKKVMEYIAIGLPQVSAEGQLTDNLAIQENVITMTPEGEADPIRLKTKFGQKYNWNATGKVNQLLFDGSYLLGVKASRIYVQISERNKEKTQINVREAVAEAYYIALIAKKNLETFKKNLEVNEQTLKETNAYFENGFRELTDVDQLRLMVNNSRNLLLDAERQLVIAEAVLKYSMGLSIDQPIKLTNSLQDILSPVETYLPASNVFDVKSHIDYSILETQEEVQRTLIKNERAQYYPKINAFYNISYIEFGDEFKAMDNTNSQIVGLSLTMPIFKSGMQNARVQQEKINYLKLQNQMRQMEEGLKQQLMVAEANFKNAQAVYLNDKEGEEIAFRIYDRTRIKFANGLSSSTELSQNEGQYIQSQISYIQSTLNLLDTHIKYLKAVNRL, from the coding sequence ATGAAGAATGCGCTTATTGCGATAGCAATGTTAATGGCGTCCTTAACACACACCTTTGCCCAAAATGATTCTTTAGCATTTTCACTGCAGGAAGCATTGGATTATGCAACAGAAAATGCTTTTGATAGTAAAAGTGCCACGTACGATATTGAGGCTGCGGAAAAAAAGGTTATGGAATATATTGCCATTGGTTTACCACAGGTCAGTGCAGAAGGACAGCTAACTGATAATTTAGCTATTCAGGAAAATGTAATAACCATGACACCTGAAGGAGAAGCGGACCCAATTCGTCTTAAAACAAAATTTGGACAGAAGTACAACTGGAATGCGACAGGAAAAGTAAATCAACTACTTTTTGATGGTTCCTATTTGTTGGGTGTTAAAGCAAGTCGAATCTACGTACAAATCAGTGAAAGGAATAAGGAAAAAACGCAAATAAATGTGCGCGAGGCTGTGGCAGAGGCATATTATATTGCTCTGATCGCTAAAAAAAATCTGGAAACCTTTAAAAAGAATCTGGAAGTTAACGAGCAAACACTGAAAGAAACCAATGCCTATTTCGAAAACGGGTTTCGTGAGCTAACGGATGTTGATCAATTACGACTGATGGTTAATAATTCGCGTAACCTGTTACTCGATGCCGAACGTCAACTTGTGATTGCTGAAGCTGTGTTAAAGTATTCAATGGGATTATCGATTGATCAACCTATTAAATTGACCAATAGTTTGCAAGACATTCTTTCACCCGTTGAAACATATTTACCAGCTTCGAACGTGTTTGATGTAAAATCACATATCGATTATTCCATTCTGGAAACCCAGGAAGAAGTGCAACGAACATTAATTAAAAATGAGCGGGCTCAATATTATCCAAAAATAAATGCCTTTTACAATATAAGCTATATCGAATTTGGCGATGAATTTAAAGCGATGGATAATACCAACTCACAAATTGTGGGTCTCTCATTAACCATGCCCATTTTTAAATCAGGAATGCAAAACGCACGTGTACAACAGGAAAAGATCAATTACCTGAAGCTGCAAAACCAAATGCGTCAGATGGAAGAAGGCTTAAAACAGCAATTGATGGTTGCAGAGGCTAATTTTAAAAATGCCCAGGCAGTTTACCTGAATGATAAAGAAGGTGAAGAGATTGCCTTTCGTATTTACGACCGAACACGCATCAAATTTGCAAATGGATTGAGTTCCAGTACTGAGCTTTCGCAGAACGAAGGTCAGTATATTCAATCTCAAATCAGTTATATTCAGTCAACTCTCAATCTGCTGGATACCCACATTAAATACTTAAAAGCTGTTAATCGTTTATAA
- a CDS encoding TetR/AcrR family transcriptional regulator produces MEDKRQNIIEKAFELYHQYGIKSVSMDDIARNMGISKKTLYQYISDKNELVECVFQYSKAYIEDVFSAFKRDDLNAIEQNFELSDNIRKKNQRFKPTFLYDMKKYYPALLRELKDIKFKIIYESNLANLKKGKKEGFYMEDINEHIIARIMVSYHLFTFDPGNGLFTDSEVMDMGIFEEVYKYHFRGICTPKGIEELNRLFCKNSNQ; encoded by the coding sequence ATGGAAGATAAGCGTCAAAATATAATTGAGAAAGCTTTTGAGCTTTACCATCAATACGGAATCAAAAGTGTAAGTATGGATGATATTGCCCGTAACATGGGCATATCAAAAAAAACACTTTATCAATATATTTCTGATAAAAATGAATTGGTTGAATGTGTATTTCAGTATTCGAAAGCATACATCGAAGATGTATTCTCTGCCTTCAAAAGGGATGATTTAAATGCCATTGAACAGAATTTTGAACTTAGCGATAATATCAGGAAGAAGAATCAGCGTTTCAAACCTACCTTCTTGTATGATATGAAAAAATACTATCCGGCTCTTTTGAGAGAGTTAAAGGATATAAAGTTTAAGATTATATATGAGTCAAATCTGGCTAATCTTAAAAAAGGGAAGAAAGAAGGCTTTTATATGGAAGATATAAATGAACATATCATAGCCCGCATTATGGTATCCTACCATCTTTTCACATTTGATCCGGGTAATGGTTTGTTTACTGATTCTGAAGTAATGGATATGGGAATCTTTGAAGAAGTATACAAATACCATTTCAGAGGAATTTGCACACCCAAAGGTATTGAAGAACTGAACCGTTTGTTTTGTAAAAATAGTAATCAATAA
- a CDS encoding ROK family protein, translated as MKIEVAIGIDIGGTNTVIGVVDREGNILAETSTPTLTNTDIKNYLNTLTSKINETVFQLNGTIEVKGIGIGAPSSNYYTGEIVGASNLGWGDRVPFVKLMKEYYDYPVIVLTNDANSAAVGEMMYGAAKGMNDFIMLTLGTGVGSGIVANGKLILGHDGFAGELGHVVIDPNGRECGCGRKGCLETYASATGICRTASELIATTKTQSKLRNVPALNFTSKMIYDAAVKGDELALKAFDITGKMLGKAIADFVTFSSPEAVFLFGGLATAGDYIFTPTRDAMEENMCFLYSNKVKLLPSKLDGAKIAILGASAVVWQEMKN; from the coding sequence ATGAAAATTGAAGTTGCGATAGGGATTGATATTGGCGGAACAAATACTGTTATTGGGGTGGTTGACCGGGAAGGTAATATACTTGCTGAGACATCAACACCTACTCTTACTAATACTGACATCAAAAACTATTTAAATACACTTACATCAAAAATCAATGAAACAGTTTTTCAACTGAATGGTACTATTGAGGTAAAAGGAATTGGAATTGGAGCTCCCAGCAGCAATTATTATACGGGTGAAATTGTTGGAGCAAGTAATCTTGGGTGGGGAGATCGGGTACCTTTTGTGAAGTTGATGAAAGAATACTATGATTATCCTGTTATTGTTTTAACCAATGATGCCAATTCGGCAGCTGTTGGAGAAATGATGTACGGAGCTGCTAAGGGAATGAATGATTTTATCATGTTGACTCTGGGTACAGGTGTAGGAAGTGGTATTGTGGCGAATGGTAAACTAATTTTGGGTCATGATGGTTTTGCCGGCGAATTAGGACATGTGGTAATTGATCCAAATGGAAGGGAATGTGGTTGCGGCAGAAAAGGCTGTTTAGAAACATATGCATCAGCAACAGGTATCTGCAGAACAGCATCAGAACTGATTGCAACTACAAAAACGCAGAGTAAGCTTAGGAATGTTCCTGCACTTAACTTTACATCAAAAATGATTTATGATGCTGCAGTGAAAGGAGATGAACTAGCTCTGAAAGCCTTTGATATTACAGGTAAGATGCTTGGAAAAGCAATTGCTGATTTTGTAACATTTTCAAGTCCTGAAGCTGTATTTTTATTTGGTGGATTAGCCACGGCAGGTGATTATATTTTTACTCCAACCAGAGATGCAATGGAGGAAAATATGTGTTTCTTATATAGTAATAAGGTAAAACTACTTCCATCGAAGCTTGATGGTGCCAAGATTGCAATATTGGGTGCCAGTGCTGTAGTATGGCAGGAAATGAAAAATTAA
- a CDS encoding DMT family transporter, with amino-acid sequence MYIKYVLTTIAILIGGLLAVQGSINSQLGGFLKHPIQASFTNFLVGTICLFILNLILRTEVPKAEVLSQIPVYLFFGGILGAIFVSSVVILIPKIGVATMLGATIGGQMIVATVIDHFGWFSVNPQPVSIGKIAGILFIIVGVFFIQRF; translated from the coding sequence ATGTATATAAAATACGTATTAACAACAATTGCCATTTTAATCGGTGGACTTTTAGCTGTTCAGGGAAGTATAAACTCTCAATTGGGCGGATTTCTAAAGCATCCCATTCAGGCATCGTTTACCAATTTTCTGGTTGGAACCATTTGTTTATTCATCTTAAACCTTATACTCCGAACTGAAGTCCCTAAAGCCGAAGTGTTATCGCAAATTCCTGTTTACCTGTTTTTTGGAGGTATTCTGGGGGCGATATTTGTATCTTCAGTTGTTATTTTAATCCCTAAAATAGGTGTCGCAACCATGTTGGGAGCAACTATTGGCGGTCAAATGATTGTAGCAACTGTTATTGACCACTTTGGGTGGTTTAGTGTTAATCCTCAGCCTGTTTCAATTGGAAAAATTGCTGGTATTCTTTTTATTATCGTTGGAGTATTTTTTATTCAACGTTTTTAA
- a CDS encoding methylmalonyl-CoA mutase family protein: MADKTKQLLFSDFPPVSTQAWMDKITADLKGADFDKKLVWRTNEGFNVRPFYRSEDLDSLNYLESQPGEFPYVRGNNAKSNKWFVRQDIKVTDVKAANEKAVNLLTKGVDSIGFIIEDKEIITEANIEALLAGVLSEGVEINFSACCGNSLLTQAVVAVIEKSNVAEVKGSINFDPIGDLTINGKACCGMDKAINSVKELVEATSGLPQFKTFAVNAKHYNNAGASIVQELAFGLAMGNEYLAQLTEKGLSIDAATANIKFNFGVSGNYFMEIAKLRAGRMLWAKIVEAYQPSSVEVCKMHVHSETSEWNKTIFDPNVNMLRTQTEAMSATLGGTQSLTVQPYDALYKETDVFSERVARNQQLLLKEESHFDKIVDPSAGSYYIENLTDNIAEQAWVLFVQVEEKGGYLAALKEGFIQALVKETADKRRKAVATRRENLLGTNQYPNTGEVISSKIDFAKLEKVCTSCQGETEIEPIVTFRAADEFEALRLATEKAAKRPKVFMLTYGNLAMRLARAQFSGNFFGCAGYEIVDNLGFKTIEEGVEAAKVACADIVVLCSSDDEYAEAAPKAFELLGETPLVVAGAPACADELIAKGITNFVNVRSNVLETLQGFNKMILE, encoded by the coding sequence ATGGCAGATAAAACAAAACAACTGTTATTTAGTGATTTTCCACCCGTATCTACTCAAGCGTGGATGGATAAAATCACAGCAGACCTGAAAGGAGCAGACTTTGATAAGAAGCTCGTTTGGAGAACCAATGAAGGGTTCAACGTTCGACCTTTTTACCGCTCTGAAGACCTTGATTCGTTAAATTACTTAGAGAGCCAGCCTGGCGAGTTTCCTTACGTTAGAGGTAATAACGCTAAAAGCAACAAATGGTTCGTACGTCAGGACATTAAAGTGACTGATGTAAAAGCAGCTAACGAAAAAGCGGTAAATCTTCTTACTAAAGGAGTAGACAGTATTGGTTTTATTATCGAAGATAAAGAAATCATTACAGAAGCTAATATTGAAGCTTTATTAGCGGGTGTTCTTTCAGAAGGTGTAGAAATTAACTTCTCAGCTTGTTGTGGAAACAGCCTGTTGACTCAAGCGGTTGTTGCAGTAATCGAAAAAAGCAATGTAGCTGAAGTTAAAGGTTCAATCAATTTCGATCCAATTGGTGACTTAACCATTAACGGAAAGGCTTGTTGCGGAATGGACAAAGCTATCAACAGTGTTAAAGAATTGGTTGAAGCAACTTCAGGCTTACCTCAATTCAAAACATTTGCTGTTAACGCTAAACATTACAACAATGCCGGAGCATCTATCGTTCAGGAATTGGCATTTGGTTTGGCAATGGGTAACGAGTACCTGGCTCAGCTAACTGAAAAAGGTCTTTCTATTGATGCAGCTACAGCAAATATCAAATTCAACTTTGGTGTAAGTGGTAACTACTTCATGGAAATTGCCAAGTTGAGAGCGGGTCGTATGCTTTGGGCTAAAATAGTTGAGGCTTACCAACCATCAAGCGTTGAGGTATGTAAAATGCATGTACACAGTGAAACATCAGAATGGAATAAAACCATTTTCGATCCAAACGTAAACATGTTACGTACTCAGACTGAGGCTATGTCAGCAACATTAGGTGGAACTCAATCATTAACTGTTCAGCCTTACGATGCTTTATATAAAGAAACTGATGTATTCTCTGAGCGTGTTGCACGTAACCAACAATTATTATTAAAAGAAGAATCTCACTTCGATAAGATTGTTGACCCATCAGCAGGATCATATTATATCGAAAATCTGACAGATAATATTGCTGAGCAGGCATGGGTTTTATTTGTTCAGGTTGAAGAAAAAGGTGGATATCTGGCTGCCTTAAAAGAAGGATTTATTCAGGCTTTGGTTAAAGAAACTGCTGACAAACGTCGTAAAGCAGTGGCTACTCGTCGTGAAAACTTATTAGGAACAAACCAATATCCTAATACTGGTGAAGTAATTTCTTCAAAAATCGATTTTGCGAAATTGGAGAAAGTTTGTACTTCATGCCAGGGCGAAACAGAAATTGAACCAATCGTTACTTTCCGTGCAGCTGATGAGTTCGAAGCATTGCGTTTAGCTACAGAAAAAGCAGCAAAACGTCCGAAAGTGTTTATGTTGACTTACGGTAATCTGGCCATGCGTTTGGCCCGTGCACAATTCTCAGGTAACTTCTTTGGATGTGCAGGATACGAAATCGTTGATAACCTAGGATTCAAAACTATCGAAGAAGGTGTAGAAGCTGCTAAGGTTGCTTGTGCCGACATCGTTGTGTTATGTAGCTCGGATGACGAATATGCTGAAGCTGCTCCAAAAGCGTTTGAGTTATTAGGTGAAACTCCATTGGTAGTTGCAGGTGCTCCTGCTTGTGCCGACGAATTAATAGCGAAAGGTATTACCAATTTCGTTAATGTTCGTTCAAACGTATTGGAGACTTTACAAGGGTTCAACAAAATGATATTAGAATAG
- a CDS encoding four helix bundle protein: MKRKHNFKELQIWQKSRVLVKDIYKLTSDFPQSEVYGLVSQMRRASVSIPSNIAEGAGRKTNKEFSRFLEIAYSSALELETQLYLSFDLEFIIESVLEEFLAKIDELQKMISSFDTKVLTENF, translated from the coding sequence ATGAAAAGAAAGCACAATTTTAAAGAACTACAAATTTGGCAGAAAAGCAGAGTTCTTGTTAAAGATATTTACAAGCTTACATCTGATTTTCCTCAGTCTGAAGTATATGGATTGGTTAGCCAAATGCGTCGTGCTTCGGTTTCTATCCCTTCAAATATAGCAGAAGGAGCCGGTAGAAAAACGAATAAAGAATTTAGTCGCTTTTTGGAAATTGCGTATAGTTCAGCATTAGAGCTGGAGACTCAATTGTATCTATCATTTGATCTTGAGTTTATAATAGAATCTGTTCTGGAAGAGTTTTTAGCAAAAATAGATGAGCTACAAAAAATGATTTCATCATTTGACACTAAAGTCCTTACAGAAAATTTCTAA